A part of Paenibacillus sp. sptzw28 genomic DNA contains:
- a CDS encoding MFS transporter encodes MNDSNEPPADSSPAPADHSWRNVLWIMAVVQGLVMMAFTSSGPFLALFIEQLGVHDLRQVAVWAGVISSSNFLISAIVSPMWGAVADRKGRKLMVMRSTLAISVFTFVMGFTQSVWQLLAVRMLQGAFSGFSGAANALVATRIPEDRLGFALGWLASAGMIGSLLGPMAGGLMVDYVHSYRVVFFLTGAFAMTAFIITALFIKEGPIDASSRPARPKLSLIQQFRSARELTALYSMFPVLFLAQFSVMSIQPVLPLYMKELTGSTAYLGTIAGFAFSVTGLADLIASPFLGKRSDKLGYRRVLTICMTGAGLFFLPQAFAPNIWVFIASRFGLGLFIGGILPTANALVARLTPASERGRVFGFTASATFLGSFAGPLLGGVGSAAFGIPSMLVAVCGLYIINMIWVKLRVKDPQ; translated from the coding sequence ATGAACGATTCCAACGAACCTCCGGCCGATTCCTCACCCGCCCCGGCTGATCATTCATGGCGTAATGTACTCTGGATAATGGCTGTCGTTCAGGGACTCGTAATGATGGCTTTTACGAGCTCCGGACCGTTTCTTGCTCTCTTTATCGAGCAGCTCGGCGTACATGACTTGCGCCAGGTGGCTGTTTGGGCCGGTGTCATTTCCAGCTCGAACTTCCTCATTTCCGCGATTGTTTCACCCATGTGGGGAGCGGTCGCCGACCGTAAAGGCCGCAAGCTGATGGTCATGCGTTCAACGCTGGCCATCTCTGTCTTCACCTTCGTCATGGGCTTCACGCAGTCCGTATGGCAGCTCCTGGCGGTAAGGATGCTGCAGGGAGCGTTCAGCGGATTCTCGGGAGCGGCGAACGCTCTTGTGGCAACTCGAATTCCGGAGGATCGTCTGGGCTTCGCCCTTGGCTGGCTGGCATCGGCAGGTATGATCGGCTCGCTGCTCGGGCCGATGGCAGGCGGCCTTATGGTTGACTACGTACACAGCTATCGTGTTGTATTTTTCCTCACGGGCGCATTCGCGATGACGGCATTCATTATAACGGCGCTGTTCATCAAAGAAGGTCCTATCGACGCATCAAGCCGCCCTGCCCGCCCGAAGCTCTCGCTGATCCAGCAGTTCCGCTCAGCCCGCGAGCTGACGGCGCTGTACTCGATGTTTCCGGTCCTGTTTCTCGCTCAGTTCTCGGTGATGAGCATCCAGCCGGTTTTACCGCTCTACATGAAAGAGCTGACGGGCAGTACCGCCTATCTGGGCACGATAGCGGGCTTTGCCTTCTCCGTAACCGGACTTGCGGATCTGATCGCCTCTCCCTTTCTTGGGAAAAGAAGCGATAAGCTCGGCTACCGCCGCGTGCTGACAATCTGCATGACAGGGGCGGGACTCTTCTTCCTTCCGCAGGCTTTCGCTCCGAATATTTGGGTATTCATCGCCTCGCGCTTCGGCCTTGGCCTGTTCATCGGCGGCATCCTGCCGACAGCCAATGCGCTGGTTGCGCGGCTGACCCCGGCAAGCGAGCGCGGCCGGGTATTCGGCTTCACCGCAAGCGCCACGTTTCTCGGCAGCTTCGCCGGGCCGCTGCTCGGCGGCGTCGGCTCCGCCGCATTCGGCATCCCCAGCATGCTGGTCGCGGTCTGCGGGCTCTATATTATTAATATGATCTGGGTAAAACTTCGCGTGAAGGATCCGCAATAG
- a CDS encoding DUF1349 domain-containing protein, with amino-acid sequence MNLFDHCVDNTLGSELKWLNEPATWSFKQDGSLEVIAPPKSDFFIDPSGKSTRSSAPFLYKQVKGDFQVETRLSVEMKDPYDSGCLMIMSDESHWAKLCFEFFENTPTIISVVTNPTSDDCISCKVEVRDPFLKIVRTGNCFSFYYSEDGEKWETIRYFGLDCSMDIKVGVVAQSPTSDEGCRITYSHLVMNQPNKVNEPV; translated from the coding sequence TTGAATCTGTTCGATCATTGCGTTGATAACACGTTAGGCTCGGAATTGAAGTGGCTGAACGAGCCTGCCACTTGGAGCTTTAAACAGGATGGTTCCTTAGAGGTGATTGCGCCCCCTAAGTCGGATTTCTTTATAGACCCGTCAGGAAAATCCACGAGGTCATCCGCCCCGTTCCTCTATAAGCAAGTCAAAGGGGATTTCCAGGTGGAAACAAGGTTGTCCGTGGAAATGAAGGACCCTTATGACTCAGGATGCTTGATGATCATGTCGGATGAATCCCACTGGGCGAAACTCTGTTTCGAGTTTTTCGAGAACACGCCCACCATTATAAGCGTCGTCACCAACCCCACTTCGGATGATTGTATCTCGTGCAAAGTGGAAGTGCGCGATCCCTTTCTAAAAATAGTGAGAACAGGAAATTGCTTTTCATTCTATTACTCGGAGGATGGGGAAAAATGGGAAACCATTCGATATTTTGGGCTGGATTGCTCCATGGACATCAAGGTGGGCGTTGTTGCGCAATCCCCAACCAGTGATGAAGGTTGTCGAATCACATATTCTCATTTGGTTATGAATCAACCCAATAAAGTCAATGAGCCGGTCTGA
- a CDS encoding ThuA domain-containing protein, with the protein MTEKHILLIGDDHSGAWHPLEPVRQELEQILAGEFQLTVTKNYDDLSSLDTIQYAACISYADIWTRALTSEQIAGLLKFVAGGGGLLAIHNGISLAGSYELLQVMGARFVTHPPYQSLHFYRTMKEHPLLQGVEDFSIDEEPYQFEFDPFTPRTVFLEYEYNGERWPSAWEHNYGLGKVVYLHPGHSANAFRSDAIKRLILNSVRLASGH; encoded by the coding sequence ATGACTGAAAAACACATTTTATTAATTGGTGACGATCACTCGGGAGCCTGGCATCCTCTCGAGCCTGTGCGGCAGGAGTTAGAACAGATTTTGGCAGGGGAATTTCAATTGACGGTAACGAAGAATTATGATGACTTATCGTCTCTTGATACCATTCAGTATGCGGCTTGCATCTCTTATGCGGATATCTGGACACGAGCTCTTACGTCGGAGCAAATTGCCGGTTTGCTGAAATTCGTGGCGGGCGGTGGTGGTTTGCTTGCCATTCATAACGGTATCTCGTTGGCAGGCAGCTACGAGCTGCTGCAGGTGATGGGTGCCAGGTTTGTCACTCACCCCCCTTACCAATCGCTGCACTTTTATCGAACAATGAAGGAGCATCCGCTGCTTCAAGGGGTGGAAGACTTCAGCATCGATGAGGAACCGTACCAGTTTGAATTCGATCCGTTCACACCCCGTACGGTATTTCTCGAATACGAATACAACGGGGAAAGATGGCCATCTGCGTGGGAACACAATTATGGTTTAGGTAAGGTGGTCTACCTGCATCCTGGTCACTCTGCCAATGCTTTCAGATCAGATGCTATCAAACGGCTCATACTAAACAGCGTTCGCTTGGCCAGCGGGCATTGA
- a CDS encoding AAA family ATPase, translated as MSHFNPTSYIRSVELLRNDVPDFDRYPFNLGSIREMDTLPLHPKVTYIVGENGAGKSTFLEALAVAWGFNPEGGSLNFSFSTFASHSELHQYLRLVRGIRKPKDGFFFRAESYYNLASNIEELDRDPSSGSKIIDSFGGRSLHEQSHGESFFAAFMNRLRGNGLYMMDEPEAALSPFRQLSMLSRVHELVLKHSQFIISTHSPILMAYPDAIIYQFSSNGIEAVTLEETEHFTLTRQFLNNRHRMLKELFRDEE; from the coding sequence ATGAGCCATTTTAATCCTACATCATACATAAGGTCCGTAGAGCTGCTGAGGAACGATGTTCCCGATTTCGACCGATATCCATTTAATCTGGGCTCAATTCGCGAAATGGACACCCTTCCTCTTCATCCGAAAGTTACTTACATCGTAGGGGAGAACGGTGCGGGCAAGTCCACTTTTCTGGAAGCGCTGGCGGTTGCTTGGGGTTTCAATCCCGAAGGCGGAAGTCTGAATTTCTCATTTTCCACCTTTGCCTCTCATTCCGAGCTCCACCAATATCTCCGCTTAGTGCGTGGTATACGTAAACCGAAGGACGGTTTTTTCTTCCGTGCCGAAAGCTACTATAATCTTGCCAGCAATATTGAGGAATTGGACCGGGACCCATCATCAGGTTCCAAAATAATCGACAGCTTCGGAGGCCGCTCTCTTCATGAGCAATCTCACGGGGAATCCTTCTTTGCTGCATTCATGAACCGCTTAAGGGGCAACGGACTGTATATGATGGACGAGCCAGAGGCCGCGCTCTCCCCATTTCGTCAGCTGTCCATGTTATCAAGGGTCCATGAACTTGTCTTAAAGCACTCGCAATTTATTATTTCCACACACTCGCCTATTCTTATGGCATATCCCGATGCCATCATCTATCAGTTTTCTTCAAATGGGATTGAAGCGGTCACGTTGGAGGAAACGGAGCATTTTACTCTGACGCGGCAATTTTTAAATAACCGGCACCGGATGCTGAAGGAGCTCTTTCGGGACGAAGAATAG